The Mycobacterium sp. EPa45 genomic interval GGCCGAGTCGATTCGGGCCTGGCCCGACCAGGCGACGCTGGCCCGGCAGATCCGCGACGCGGGCTGGACCGACGTACGGTGGCGCAACCTCACCGGCGGCATCGTCGCGCTGCACTATGCCGTCAAGGCCTGACTCTTTCGCGATTTCGGCGCGCAAACCGCCGCTGAGCGAATGAAACCGCGCCGAAATCGCTAAAAATCGCTAGCGGCCCGCGTCGGCCAGCACCTGATACCCGGCGTTGTAGCCCGGGACGAACGTGATGCCCGGCCCGCCGTGGCAGCCCGCTCCGCCGAGGTAGAGACCCTCGATCGGGATCGGCTCGTCGATGAACCCCTTGGGGCCCGGCCGATTGACGCCCATCAGCTCGGGCTGCAGCAGTCCGTGGCAGAAGTCGCCGTTGGGCGCGGCGAACATGGTGTTCATGTGATACGGCGCGAACGTGATGTCGCGGATGAGAATGTCCTTGAAGTTCGGCGCGTAGCGGGTGATCTTGTCGACAACCCGCTCCGCCATCACGGTTTTCAGGTGGCCATGCTGATCCCGCGGAGCTTCGACCGGGAAGCCGTAGGCATACACACTGGCGGCGTGCTTGCCCTCAGGCGCCATCTCGGGGTCGCCGACCGTGGGCATCTGGATCGACAGCGCCGGGTTGTCGGGCACCTCACCGCCACGGGCCTTTTCCCATTGGCGTTGCTGCTCTTCGGGTGAACCGAACATGCCCACCGACATCTGCATTCCCGGCTCGTTGAGGAAGTCATAGGGTGCGGCGTACTCGGGCAGGCCATCGAGGGCGAAGTGGATCTGCATGAACGACGCCCGGTGGTCGCGCCCGCCGAGGCGGGTCACCAGCGATGACGGAAGATGGTCAACGCCAACAAGATCCAGCAGCGTGGTCTCGGGCGCAAGGTTGGACACGACGACCGGCGCGGTGATCACTTCGCCGCCGCGAAGTCGCACCCCGATGACCTTGCCGTCCTCGACCAGAATCTGTTCGACCTTCGTGCGGTAGCGCATCTCGCCGGCGGCCTCGATGAACAGGTCGCGCAGATGATCGGCGAGCACTCCGATTCCGCCCTTGAGCTTGGTGGTCATCTGGCCGCCCTCCGGCGGCATGGCCATCGCGAACGCCAAACACGTTGCGCTGCCGGGGGTGTACGGCCCGCGGTAGGTGGAGTTGACCGCCAGGAACGCCAGCATGCCGCGGATCACGGCGTGCTTGTCCTTGTCGGGCAGGAACCGGTCGACGACGTCCATCGCCGAGCCGAACAGCATCTCGTGGATGGCGCGCCGCTCGTTTTCGTCTGCGGCACAGGCGTACATCTCGTCGATGGTCTTCGGCAGGGCCAAGGCGTCGAAGCGGCCGAGCGCCTTACCGGGGCCGGTGCTCCAGGCATACAGGTTGGCCATGGCCATCACGGCTTCCATGCCGTGCTTGTCGTTGAGATGGGTCATCATCGCCATCGGGTCGCTGTGGAAGACCATCGCTTCCTCGCCGTTCTCCCCGAGGTTGACCGACATGATTTCCGACTCGATGGTCGGCAGGGTGTCCAGACCCAGCTCGCTGTTGATCTTCTGGGCAGTGGGGAAGCGCACGGAGCCGGCGATTTCGAACTTGAACCCGTCGATCAGTTCGACGGTGGCCGACATGCCGCCACTGTAGGTGTTGGCCTCCAGGCAAAGGGTGCGCAGACCGGCCCGCTGCAGCACCACCGCTGCGGTCAGGCCGTTGTGTCCGGCCCCGACGATGATCGCGTCGTAATCACTCATGCGCGGCAGCCTAGCGCCAATCCTGCAAAGTTTTGTCAAATTTGCCATTCCGGCGGCACCGACTCCATTACCTGGGCGGTGACGCAGAGAAACTGCCGCAAATCGCTGCGTCAGCGCTCACTCAACGCGCCGGGGGTCAGCTGAAAGGCTTGCGGCGGTCCAGTTTTCGCGATCCCATCCCGGCTACGCGCCACGCCCGCGCCACGAGGTCGGCGTCCTCGTCGGTGACCAGGTTGCCCATCA includes:
- a CDS encoding NAD(P)/FAD-dependent oxidoreductase, which encodes MSDYDAIIVGAGHNGLTAAVVLQRAGLRTLCLEANTYSGGMSATVELIDGFKFEIAGSVRFPTAQKINSELGLDTLPTIESEIMSVNLGENGEEAMVFHSDPMAMMTHLNDKHGMEAVMAMANLYAWSTGPGKALGRFDALALPKTIDEMYACAADENERRAIHEMLFGSAMDVVDRFLPDKDKHAVIRGMLAFLAVNSTYRGPYTPGSATCLAFAMAMPPEGGQMTTKLKGGIGVLADHLRDLFIEAAGEMRYRTKVEQILVEDGKVIGVRLRGGEVITAPVVVSNLAPETTLLDLVGVDHLPSSLVTRLGGRDHRASFMQIHFALDGLPEYAAPYDFLNEPGMQMSVGMFGSPEEQQRQWEKARGGEVPDNPALSIQMPTVGDPEMAPEGKHAASVYAYGFPVEAPRDQHGHLKTVMAERVVDKITRYAPNFKDILIRDITFAPYHMNTMFAAPNGDFCHGLLQPELMGVNRPGPKGFIDEPIPIEGLYLGGAGCHGGPGITFVPGYNAGYQVLADAGR